One window of Rasiella rasia genomic DNA carries:
- a CDS encoding gliding motility lipoprotein GldH, with the protein MRNILACIGILLCCISCDTPAVWSESISLPGVWDKNEAITFTLTDLDSVTPYDVFINVRNTNDYPFNNLFIVAAIEFPHGKTITDTLEYKMAYPDGKWMGEGIGAIKENKLWFKEQIQFAESGNYNITITQAVRNNGEVEGVSQLPGITDVGISIEKAIQQP; encoded by the coding sequence ATGCGTAATATCCTAGCCTGCATAGGTATATTGCTCTGTTGCATCTCTTGCGACACACCTGCGGTATGGAGTGAGTCTATCTCTTTGCCTGGAGTTTGGGATAAAAACGAGGCAATCACTTTTACGTTAACCGACTTAGATTCGGTTACTCCTTATGATGTGTTTATTAATGTTAGAAATACAAATGACTATCCTTTCAACAATTTATTTATAGTGGCTGCGATAGAGTTTCCGCACGGAAAAACTATAACAGATACGCTAGAGTATAAAATGGCGTACCCAGATGGAAAATGGATGGGTGAGGGAATAGGCGCAATTAAAGAAAATAAGTTATGGTTTAAAGAGCAAATACAGTTTGCAGAATCTGGAAATTATAACATAACTATAACACAGGCAGTACGCAATAACGGTGAAGTAGAAGGCGTTAGCCAGTTACCTGGCATCACCGATGTAGGTATTAGTATTGAAAAAGCTATACAACAACCCTAG
- a CDS encoding ABC transporter ATP-binding protein: MSQEKLLEIQNLSISFGNKKKKTEVVHEISLEILSNEIVGIVGESGSGKSVTSLAVMGLLPKKTSNLSGNIIFQGENLLTIKEKEFQKLRGNAISMIFQEPMSALNPSLQCGFQVAEILKQHTTLSTSEVKKETLQLFEKVKLPRPNEIYNSYPHQISGGQMQRVMIAMAIACKPKLLIADEPTTALDVTVQKEILELLKELQKDTGMSMIFISHDLSLVSEIADRVVVMYKGSIVETGSVYQIFKQPKAQYTKALLNSRPSLRTRLETLPTIASLADKSFVAKEVTPQQRALKHKNLYTKEPLLTVKNVSKEYYSNAGIFQKKRTVKAVNQVSFSVFPGETLGLVGESGCGKSTLGKTILQLERATKGSIYYRGKDLTSLSKKDVRHLRKEIQLIFQDPYSSLNPRILIGEALMEPMEVHNIESSPKKRKQRVLALLTKVGLDETYFSRYPHELSGGQRQRVGIARTIAMEPKLVICDESVSALDISVQAQVLNLLNELKDAFGFTYIFISHDLAVVKFMADQLLVMNQGKIEELGDADEIYANPTKAYTKKLIDAIPKGI; this comes from the coding sequence ATGTCTCAAGAAAAGTTGCTAGAAATTCAAAATCTTTCTATTTCCTTCGGAAATAAGAAGAAAAAAACTGAAGTCGTTCACGAAATCTCGCTGGAGATTTTAAGCAATGAAATTGTTGGCATTGTTGGTGAATCTGGGTCGGGAAAATCGGTTACCTCCTTGGCTGTAATGGGACTACTTCCGAAGAAAACTTCTAACCTCTCTGGCAACATCATTTTTCAAGGTGAAAACCTGTTAACTATAAAAGAAAAAGAGTTTCAGAAACTTCGTGGCAATGCTATTTCTATGATTTTTCAGGAACCTATGAGTGCTTTAAATCCATCGTTACAATGCGGATTTCAGGTTGCTGAAATTTTAAAACAACACACTACCTTATCTACTTCCGAAGTAAAAAAAGAAACACTTCAATTATTCGAAAAAGTTAAGTTGCCAAGACCCAATGAAATTTACAATAGTTATCCGCATCAAATTAGCGGGGGGCAAATGCAACGTGTAATGATTGCCATGGCAATTGCTTGCAAACCGAAATTATTAATTGCAGACGAACCCACAACAGCTTTAGATGTAACTGTACAAAAAGAAATTTTAGAGCTGCTGAAAGAGCTTCAAAAAGATACCGGCATGAGTATGATTTTTATCTCTCACGATTTAAGCTTAGTTTCTGAAATTGCCGACCGTGTTGTTGTTATGTATAAAGGTTCAATTGTTGAAACGGGTAGTGTCTATCAAATATTTAAACAGCCTAAGGCACAATACACCAAAGCGCTTCTCAACTCACGACCTTCTTTACGTACACGTTTGGAAACACTCCCAACCATTGCTTCTCTAGCAGATAAATCTTTTGTAGCAAAAGAAGTAACCCCTCAGCAGCGTGCGCTAAAGCATAAAAACCTCTATACAAAAGAGCCTCTACTCACGGTAAAAAATGTGTCTAAGGAATATTATAGCAATGCCGGTATATTTCAGAAAAAACGAACCGTAAAAGCAGTAAATCAAGTTTCTTTTTCTGTTTTTCCAGGAGAGACTTTAGGATTGGTAGGTGAATCTGGTTGCGGAAAATCTACGCTCGGAAAAACAATTCTTCAACTTGAAAGAGCAACCAAGGGAAGCATTTATTACCGAGGTAAAGACCTTACATCGCTTTCTAAGAAAGATGTTAGGCATTTGAGAAAGGAAATTCAGCTTATTTTTCAAGACCCGTATTCGTCTTTAAATCCGCGTATCTTAATTGGTGAGGCGCTCATGGAACCAATGGAGGTTCACAATATTGAATCATCTCCCAAAAAAAGGAAACAACGTGTTTTAGCGTTATTAACAAAGGTCGGACTAGATGAGACGTATTTTTCTCGTTATCCGCACGAACTTTCTGGCGGACAAAGACAGCGTGTGGGTATTGCTCGTACCATTGCCATGGAGCCTAAATTAGTAATTTGCGACGAGAGTGTTTCGGCGCTAGATATTTCGGTGCAGGCGCAAGTACTCAATTTGCTTAATGAGCTAAAAGATGCTTTTGGGTTTACCTATATATTTATTTCTCACGATTTGGCTGTGGTGAAATTTATGGCAGATCAACTTTTAGTGATGAATCAAGGAAAAATAGAAGAGCTGGGTGATGCCGATGAAATTTATGCCAATCCTACAAAAGCATACACCAAAAAGCTTATAGATGCAATCCCAAAAGGAATCTAA
- a CDS encoding T9SS type A sorting domain-containing protein: MKSIFTLVACFMFTVVSLAQDPNLAGSSWFLESITIDGVEYSIPSTGGDPDLLFEISEFFLSPPTLRTGFCNGFNQTVQYSSGSDLSFVLSNNPDIISGSCTEPESLTFDAQFLSIFYQNETTAKNPFVYEIINNGTTNTKLEITNGEGDKVLFDDNLLSTNNVTVNRIDIFPNPVKNHLNFTSTVLLKFVHIFDIHGREVYTTRFQQNNPKINTETLKAGVYFIKAESDTGEQLIAKFVKV, encoded by the coding sequence ATGAAATCTATTTTCACACTTGTTGCCTGTTTTATGTTTACAGTGGTTAGCTTAGCTCAAGACCCAAATTTGGCTGGGTCCAGTTGGTTTCTTGAAAGCATAACAATTGACGGAGTTGAATATTCTATTCCGTCTACAGGTGGAGATCCAGATTTACTCTTTGAAATTTCAGAGTTTTTTTTAAGTCCGCCTACACTTCGCACAGGATTTTGTAATGGTTTTAATCAGACGGTGCAATACAGTAGTGGGAGCGATCTATCGTTTGTGCTTTCTAACAATCCCGATATTATTTCTGGGTCTTGCACCGAACCTGAAAGTCTAACTTTCGATGCTCAATTTTTGTCTATTTTCTATCAAAACGAAACAACCGCAAAAAACCCCTTTGTTTACGAAATCATAAACAATGGAACGACAAATACAAAGTTAGAAATCACGAATGGAGAGGGCGATAAGGTATTATTCGATGACAATTTACTTTCAACTAACAATGTTACTGTAAATCGTATTGATATTTTCCCCAACCCCGTTAAAAACCATTTAAACTTCACATCTACAGTTCTTTTAAAGTTTGTTCATATTTTCGATATTCACGGAAGAGAAGTTTACACTACACGATTTCAGCAAAACAATCCAAAAATAAATACCGAGACACTAAAGGCTGGAGTGTATTTTATAAAAGCCGAAAGTGATACGGGCGAGCAACTTATTGCCAAGTTTGTTAAAGTTTAA
- a CDS encoding CoA transferase subunit B, translating into MLSKEQIAQRIAQEVQSGFYVNLGIGIPTLVANFVRDDIEVEFQSENGILGMGPFPFEGEEDPDLINAGKQTITALPGASFFDSAMSFSMIRGQHVDLTILGAMEVAQNGDIANWKIPGKMVKGMGGAMDLVASAENIIVAMMHTNRAGASKLLKECSLPLTGVNCVKKIVTNLAVIEIKDGSFHLLERAPGVSVEEIQQATEGNLIVPNSVPEMQI; encoded by the coding sequence ATGTTAAGTAAAGAACAAATTGCACAGCGCATTGCGCAAGAAGTACAAAGTGGATTCTATGTAAACTTAGGTATTGGGATACCTACGCTAGTAGCTAATTTTGTACGAGACGATATTGAAGTCGAGTTTCAAAGTGAAAATGGTATTTTAGGAATGGGACCATTTCCTTTTGAAGGAGAAGAAGATCCAGACCTTATTAATGCGGGAAAACAAACAATCACCGCCTTGCCAGGTGCTTCGTTTTTTGATTCGGCAATGAGCTTCTCTATGATTCGAGGTCAACACGTAGACCTTACTATTCTAGGAGCAATGGAAGTTGCTCAAAATGGAGATATTGCTAACTGGAAGATTCCTGGAAAAATGGTAAAAGGAATGGGAGGTGCAATGGACTTAGTAGCCTCTGCCGAAAATATAATTGTGGCAATGATGCATACCAATCGTGCCGGCGCGTCTAAATTGCTAAAAGAATGTTCACTCCCACTTACAGGTGTAAATTGTGTAAAGAAAATAGTAACCAACTTAGCCGTTATTGAAATAAAAGATGGATCGTTTCATCTGTTAGAAAGAGCACCTGGAGTGTCTGTTGAAGAAATACAGCAAGCAACAGAAGGAAATTTAATAGTGCCAAATTCAGTTCCTGAGATGCAAATTTAA
- a CDS encoding T9SS type A sorting domain-containing protein: MKPILLFVLSVFTTLTTVAQDPALFDTTWYIHKITVDNVETFPPNSSEPIPFDETKFFMNPNTMGTGYCSNYGAEVIYHPVDDTFELQSVVELKGTCNEQANLDFTTLLAYFITVDFEPFGEIIEYEVTTSGGSKSLLLTNSLGDSVLYGNEMLGVADNEQVNVHVYPNPTADVLYIEVGQQEVTDLTIYNLSGSQERSISEVKGNNSIDVQSLKAGVYFIKITNDTGMQLFNKFVKQ, translated from the coding sequence ATGAAACCAATACTTTTATTCGTGCTCAGTGTATTCACTACACTAACTACCGTTGCCCAAGATCCAGCACTATTTGATACCACTTGGTATATTCATAAAATTACCGTAGACAATGTTGAAACGTTTCCGCCAAATAGTTCAGAACCAATCCCTTTTGATGAAACCAAATTCTTTATGAACCCAAATACTATGGGCACAGGATACTGCAGTAACTATGGTGCTGAAGTAATTTATCATCCCGTTGATGACACTTTTGAACTTCAAAGCGTCGTTGAGCTAAAAGGAACTTGTAATGAACAAGCTAATCTTGATTTTACCACCTTGTTGGCATATTTTATCACAGTTGATTTTGAACCTTTTGGCGAAATTATTGAATACGAAGTCACCACCTCAGGAGGCTCTAAGTCGCTCCTTTTAACCAATAGTCTTGGCGATAGTGTTTTATATGGCAATGAAATGCTCGGGGTGGCAGATAACGAGCAAGTTAACGTACATGTATATCCCAACCCAACGGCAGATGTTCTCTATATAGAAGTAGGGCAACAAGAGGTTACAGACCTAACTATCTACAACCTATCAGGAAGTCAAGAACGTTCTATTTCCGAAGTAAAAGGCAACAACTCAATAGATGTACAAAGTTTAAAAGCAGGAGTGTATTTTATAAAAATTACAAATGATACTGGAATGCAACTTTTCAATAAATTTGTGAAGCAATAA
- the trhO gene encoding oxygen-dependent tRNA uridine(34) hydroxylase TrhO — protein MQLYNKMSAKERAAMLEEAGEDRLTLSFYQYANIGNPELFRNHLFVAWDELQVLGRIYVAKEGINAQLSVPAKNFGNFKEFIDGIYFLENVRLNIAIEHDLKSFLKLKVKVRHKIVADGLNDNSFDVTNKGIHVDAEGFNKLLEDPDTVLVDMRNHYESEIGHFKGAVTPDVDTFRDSLDIIEEDLKDHKEDKKLVMYCTGGIRCEKASAYYKHKGFKNVFQLEGGIIEYARQVENKGLENKFLGKNFVFDHRRGERISEDIIANCHQCGEPCDTHVNCANEACHLLFIQCESCRETMQECCSTECQEIIQLPYEEQKKLRSGQHNSNKIFKKGRSEKLKFKK, from the coding sequence ATGCAACTGTACAATAAAATGAGTGCGAAAGAAAGAGCCGCCATGCTCGAAGAAGCAGGCGAAGACAGATTAACTCTTTCTTTTTACCAATATGCCAACATTGGCAATCCAGAACTTTTTAGAAATCACCTATTTGTAGCTTGGGACGAGCTACAGGTGCTTGGGCGAATTTATGTTGCTAAGGAAGGCATTAACGCACAACTTTCTGTGCCCGCCAAGAACTTCGGAAATTTTAAAGAATTTATAGACGGCATCTATTTTCTTGAAAATGTACGTCTTAACATCGCCATCGAGCATGACCTAAAATCGTTTTTAAAGCTGAAAGTAAAGGTGCGACACAAAATCGTCGCCGATGGACTCAACGACAATTCCTTCGATGTTACTAATAAGGGTATTCACGTAGATGCCGAAGGTTTTAATAAGCTATTAGAAGATCCGGATACCGTTTTGGTAGACATGCGCAACCATTACGAAAGTGAAATCGGGCATTTTAAAGGTGCCGTTACGCCAGACGTAGATACCTTTAGAGATAGTCTGGATATTATTGAAGAAGACCTAAAAGATCATAAAGAAGACAAAAAACTAGTCATGTATTGCACAGGTGGTATTCGCTGCGAAAAAGCCAGTGCCTACTACAAACACAAAGGGTTTAAAAATGTATTTCAACTAGAAGGTGGTATTATAGAATATGCCCGACAAGTAGAAAATAAAGGTCTGGAAAATAAGTTCTTAGGTAAAAATTTTGTGTTTGACCACAGGCGAGGCGAGCGAATTTCCGAAGATATTATTGCAAATTGCCACCAATGTGGCGAACCTTGCGATACGCATGTAAATTGTGCCAATGAAGCGTGTCATTTGCTATTTATACAATGTGAGAGCTGTCGCGAAACCATGCAAGAATGCTGCTCTACCGAGTGTCAGGAAATCATTCAATTGCCGTATGAGGAGCAGAAAAAACTGAGAAGTGGGCAACACAATAGCAATAAAATATTCAAGAAAGGAAGAAGCGAGAAACTCAAATTTAAAAAATAA
- a CDS encoding PSP1 domain-containing protein, producing MGCTSCASGANGQPKGCKNNGTCGTDGCNKLTVFDWLSNMSLPGNQEPFNAVEVRFKNGRKNFYQNHEKLSLSIGDTVATEASPGHDIGMVTLTGELVRVQMKKKNQQIDVEALPKIYRKATQKDIDIWQKCRDREADIQKRSREIAIRLGLKMKLSDIEFQGDGSKAVFYYTAEERVDFRQLIKEFARTFNTRIEMKQVGLRQEAARLGGIGSCGRELCCSTWLTDFRSVNTSAARYQQLSLNPQKLAGQCGKLKCCLNYELDTYMEALEEFPRNDVKLKTDKGMAQCQKIDIFKGLMWFSYEKEGMNWHILKVEKVNEIIAINKKGKAVASLEEYIEDVIIPDEKLFNNVVGQDSLTRFDRPKRSKNNRRNRNSKNTNQGRNRSKGNSKNKAKATTGGKPQKNKRRSKPKPKNNA from the coding sequence ATGGGCTGTACCAGCTGTGCCTCAGGCGCCAACGGACAGCCAAAGGGTTGCAAGAACAATGGTACTTGCGGCACCGATGGCTGTAACAAATTAACGGTGTTCGATTGGCTTTCAAATATGTCGCTCCCCGGCAATCAAGAACCGTTTAATGCGGTTGAGGTTCGTTTTAAAAACGGACGAAAAAACTTTTATCAAAATCACGAAAAACTTTCATTATCTATTGGCGACACCGTGGCTACAGAAGCCTCGCCAGGGCATGATATAGGTATGGTTACCCTTACCGGCGAATTGGTACGGGTACAAATGAAGAAGAAAAATCAGCAAATTGATGTTGAAGCGCTGCCAAAAATCTATAGAAAAGCCACTCAAAAAGATATAGACATCTGGCAAAAATGCCGTGACCGCGAAGCAGATATTCAGAAAAGATCGCGTGAGATTGCAATCAGGCTCGGACTTAAAATGAAACTTAGTGATATTGAATTTCAGGGCGATGGATCTAAAGCTGTTTTTTATTATACTGCCGAAGAGCGTGTAGATTTTAGACAACTTATTAAAGAGTTTGCGCGCACTTTTAACACGCGAATTGAAATGAAGCAAGTTGGGCTGCGTCAAGAGGCAGCGCGCTTGGGCGGAATAGGTTCTTGCGGACGCGAATTGTGTTGTTCTACTTGGTTAACAGATTTTAGATCTGTAAATACTTCAGCAGCAAGGTATCAACAACTAAGTTTGAATCCGCAAAAGTTGGCGGGTCAATGCGGAAAGTTGAAATGTTGCTTAAATTATGAGTTAGACACCTACATGGAGGCGCTAGAAGAGTTTCCACGTAACGATGTTAAATTGAAGACCGACAAAGGCATGGCACAATGCCAAAAAATTGATATTTTTAAAGGGTTAATGTGGTTCTCTTACGAAAAAGAGGGTATGAATTGGCATATCTTGAAAGTTGAAAAGGTGAACGAAATTATAGCCATCAATAAAAAAGGGAAAGCCGTGGCTAGCCTTGAAGAATATATTGAAGACGTAATTATTCCAGACGAAAAGCTGTTTAATAATGTAGTGGGTCAAGATAGTTTAACTCGTTTTGACAGGCCTAAACGCAGTAAAAATAATCGTAGAAACCGCAATAGTAAAAATACAAATCAAGGACGAAATCGTTCTAAAGGCAACTCCAAAAATAAAGCAAAAGCTACCACTGGAGGAAAGCCACAGAAAAATAAACGAAGATCAAAACCGAAACCAAAAAATAATGCGTAA
- a CDS encoding CoA transferase subunit A, with protein sequence MINKTVANVAEACKGIADGMTFMLGGFGLSGIPENAIAELVRLHVKNVTCISNNAGVDDFGLGQLLQKKQIKKMISSYVGENAEFERQMLSGELEVELIPQGTLAQRARAAQSGIPAFYTPAGYGTEVAEGKESREFNGKMHILEHAFKADFAFVKAWKGDAAGNLIFKGTARNFNPNMCGAANITVAEVEELLPVGSLDPNEVHIPGIFVQRIFQGEKYEKRIEQRTVRPRN encoded by the coding sequence ATGATTAATAAAACAGTTGCCAATGTTGCTGAAGCATGTAAAGGAATAGCAGATGGCATGACCTTCATGCTAGGTGGTTTTGGCCTTAGCGGAATACCAGAAAATGCCATAGCCGAACTCGTACGACTGCATGTAAAAAATGTTACTTGTATTTCTAATAATGCAGGTGTAGACGATTTCGGATTGGGACAGCTACTTCAGAAAAAACAAATCAAGAAAATGATTTCGTCATATGTTGGCGAGAATGCAGAATTTGAGCGCCAAATGCTAAGTGGAGAGCTGGAAGTTGAGTTAATACCCCAAGGCACCCTGGCACAACGGGCTAGGGCTGCACAAAGTGGTATCCCAGCCTTTTACACTCCAGCGGGTTATGGTACTGAGGTTGCAGAGGGCAAAGAATCTAGAGAATTTAATGGGAAGATGCATATTTTAGAACATGCTTTTAAAGCAGACTTTGCTTTTGTGAAAGCTTGGAAAGGAGACGCCGCCGGAAACCTAATATTTAAAGGTACTGCTAGAAATTTTAATCCAAACATGTGTGGCGCTGCAAATATAACGGTGGCTGAGGTAGAAGAATTACTTCCTGTTGGGAGCTTAGACCCCAATGAGGTACACATCCCTGGGATTTTTGTACAGCGTATATTTCAAGGCGAGAAGTATGAAAAGAGAATAGAACAACGAACCGTAAGACCAAGAAACTAA
- a CDS encoding penicillin-binding protein 1A codes for MTTTKKTAKKKSNNSEGKYRKLIWKIMGAGVLLVFLIFLLASWGVFGALPDETSLENPEKDLATQIVSTDGVVIGKFFKDNRTPVQFEDLPDHLVNALIATEDVRFYDHSGIDAKGSIRAVAFLGTKGGASTITQQLAKQFFTDQVSKNKFERGVQKIKEWVIATRLERRYTKDEIITMYFNTYDFLNLAIGIESAANIYFDKPPSELTTVESAMLVGMFKNSSLYNPVRNPVGVTNRRNVVLAQMAKYDFITEKVKDSLQALPLGLNFKPQDHDEGIATYFREYVRGYMKQWAKENPKPDGSLYNIDSDGMKVFVTLDSKMQEYAEEAMTAHMINLQKEFDSQNEKNKITPFRDISEEEIEGIMNSGMRRSDRWREMEKQGKSEKEILASFKKKTKMRIFTWANKDRYIDTIMTPMDSLRYYKSILRAGMMSMDPQTGEVKAWVGGADYKNFKYDMVRTGQRQIGSTFKPFVYATAIDQMHMSPCDTLPNTPYTIEAGKYGLLKPWTPKNAGGGYGEMMTLKNALAQSVNTITARLIDRVGPKPVIELVEKMGVDISDIPEAPSIALGTPDVTLYEMVGAYSTFANQGVYIKPNLITRIEDKNGTVLYQNVPETRDVISAETAYVTLSLMEGVTQSGSGSRLRGTWRSSRMYKEVITGYPYDFKNPIAGKTGTTQNNSDGWFMGMVPNLVTGVWVGGEDRATHFGSTSYGQGATMALPIWAMYMKSCYADEDLDVSDGRFKKPSKISIVTDCNEYKNSNNGDEIPDEFDF; via the coding sequence ATGACAACGACAAAAAAAACAGCAAAGAAAAAATCTAACAACTCGGAAGGGAAATATCGTAAACTCATCTGGAAAATTATGGGAGCAGGGGTGCTACTTGTGTTTTTAATTTTCTTACTAGCTTCATGGGGTGTTTTTGGAGCCTTGCCTGACGAAACGAGTTTAGAAAACCCAGAAAAAGATTTAGCAACGCAAATTGTTTCAACAGACGGTGTTGTAATTGGTAAGTTTTTTAAAGATAATCGTACGCCAGTGCAATTTGAAGACCTGCCAGATCATCTAGTCAATGCTTTAATTGCTACCGAAGATGTACGCTTTTACGATCATTCTGGAATTGATGCTAAAGGTTCTATTAGAGCTGTCGCTTTTTTGGGCACCAAAGGAGGCGCAAGTACAATTACCCAACAATTGGCAAAGCAATTTTTTACAGATCAGGTTTCAAAAAATAAATTTGAACGTGGGGTCCAGAAAATAAAAGAATGGGTGATTGCTACCCGACTAGAACGTAGGTACACCAAAGATGAAATCATTACCATGTATTTTAATACGTATGATTTCCTAAACTTAGCCATTGGTATAGAGTCTGCCGCAAACATCTATTTCGATAAACCGCCATCAGAACTAACTACGGTAGAGTCTGCTATGCTAGTTGGGATGTTTAAAAACTCTTCGTTGTACAATCCCGTGAGAAACCCAGTAGGTGTTACAAATCGAAGAAATGTGGTGCTAGCACAAATGGCGAAATACGACTTTATCACAGAAAAAGTAAAAGATTCGTTGCAAGCACTGCCACTTGGGCTTAACTTTAAACCTCAAGATCATGATGAAGGAATAGCAACCTACTTTAGAGAATATGTGCGTGGTTATATGAAGCAATGGGCTAAAGAAAACCCAAAACCCGATGGCTCTCTTTACAATATAGATAGTGATGGCATGAAGGTGTTTGTAACTCTAGACTCTAAAATGCAAGAATATGCAGAGGAAGCAATGACAGCGCATATGATTAACCTTCAAAAAGAATTCGATTCTCAGAATGAAAAAAATAAAATAACGCCATTTAGAGATATTTCCGAAGAAGAAATAGAAGGCATTATGAACTCAGGTATGAGACGTTCAGACCGTTGGCGCGAAATGGAGAAACAAGGAAAATCTGAAAAAGAAATACTAGCCAGTTTTAAAAAGAAAACCAAGATGCGCATCTTTACTTGGGCCAATAAAGATCGCTATATAGACACCATAATGACGCCAATGGATTCTCTGCGCTATTATAAATCTATTTTACGAGCTGGAATGATGTCTATGGATCCGCAGACAGGTGAAGTAAAAGCCTGGGTAGGTGGAGCAGACTATAAAAACTTTAAGTACGATATGGTGCGAACAGGACAGCGGCAAATTGGTTCTACGTTTAAGCCCTTTGTGTATGCTACAGCCATAGACCAAATGCACATGTCGCCTTGCGATACATTGCCCAACACGCCTTACACCATTGAGGCAGGAAAATATGGTTTACTAAAACCTTGGACTCCAAAAAACGCTGGAGGTGGCTACGGAGAAATGATGACATTAAAAAATGCGTTGGCTCAATCTGTAAATACCATTACAGCACGACTTATAGATAGAGTTGGTCCAAAACCAGTAATTGAATTGGTTGAGAAAATGGGAGTTGATATTTCAGACATTCCAGAAGCACCTTCTATTGCATTAGGGACACCAGATGTAACCTTATATGAAATGGTTGGCGCTTACAGCACATTTGCTAATCAAGGGGTATATATTAAACCCAACCTTATAACGCGCATCGAAGACAAAAACGGAACGGTATTGTATCAAAATGTACCTGAAACTAGAGATGTTATTAGTGCAGAAACTGCCTATGTTACACTAAGTTTAATGGAAGGGGTAACCCAATCAGGTTCGGGGTCGCGTCTTCGAGGTACTTGGAGAAGCTCTAGAATGTACAAGGAAGTTATTACTGGATATCCATACGATTTTAAAAACCCTATCGCCGGTAAAACGGGAACTACACAAAACAACAGTGATGGTTGGTTTATGGGAATGGTACCCAATTTGGTTACCGGAGTTTGGGTAGGAGGAGAAGACCGCGCTACGCATTTTGGTAGCACCTCTTACGGACAAGGAGCCACCATGGCATTACCAATTTGGGCAATGTATATGAAGAGTTGTTATGCCGATGAAGATTTAGATGTCTCTGATGGGCGATTTAAAAAACCGTCAAAAATTTCAATCGTTACAGATTGTAACGAATATAAAAACTCAAATAATGGGGATGAAATTCCAGATGAATTCGATTTTTAA